A region from the Rufibacter sp. DG15C genome encodes:
- a CDS encoding phage holin family protein, whose translation MNFLLDLLVSAGVLLLMAYILPQVTIKSFWTALWVAILVGILNVLIGWLLSFVLNLFTFFLLEFIVKVIVSAIVIKIADKLVRNFEIRGFWPALVIALALSAASTLVNRSDEDEVRDEEYGIVLPAEPMHLKA comes from the coding sequence ATGAATTTTCTTCTTGACCTATTGGTAAGCGCCGGTGTGCTTTTGCTCATGGCCTACATCCTGCCCCAGGTAACCATTAAAAGTTTCTGGACTGCCTTATGGGTAGCCATCTTGGTGGGTATTCTCAATGTCTTAATTGGCTGGTTGCTTTCTTTTGTGTTAAACCTGTTCACTTTCTTCTTGTTAGAGTTTATTGTGAAGGTGATAGTGTCTGCCATTGTCATCAAGATAGCAGATAAACTGGTACGCAACTTTGAGATCAGAGGCTTCTGGCCAGCATTGGTAATTGCCTTGGCCTTGTCGGCGGCCAGCACCTTGGTCAATCGTTCAGACGAAGACGAAGTACGCGATGAGGAGTATGGTATTGTCCTTCCGGCAGAGCCAATGCACCTGAAAGCGTAA